A single region of the Fusarium fujikuroi IMI 58289 draft genome, chromosome FFUJ_chr05 genome encodes:
- a CDS encoding related to tripeptidyl-peptidase I — MVPMIFLTALILAGFSTAKFVKVEDTSVLPVGWEKIDQAVDPSHTLRLSIALRQPDIDNLKTNLRRRDCTSGKYTQDHLTQKEALALRDPDQKDVGQVLGWLKSKGVAAKATSDKDWIHVKTTVKAAEDLLDTKIGFYKFEDQRPVLRTNQYSVPESVADAVIFIHPIANFMRPKKELTTPDPALTPSILESLQLEKRATPCSRAVTPDCLREQYNISYPAYNGSSQIRFGIAGFLEENANYEDSNDFLRIYAKPLYEARYNFSVQLINGANNSQELFDSGNEAALDVQYGMALGYPTNITYYLADGRGPTLDDEGEELPEEYNDNEPYLEFLDYLLDLSDDEIPHVLSISYGDNEVSVPRKYAERVCSLLGLLTARGTTIVAASGEWCDKDVTMSVFPATCPWVTSVGGVTSGVEPFEGAEFSGGGFSQYFPREKWQDSSIKSYVKALDGHLDGHYNASNRGVPDISISATSFITRLKGQAVGLRGTSASAPVVAAMLALVNDARVRKGKEVLGWLNEVLYSEEVQAALQDVTKGESRSCDFRNGGSPGGWPAAKGWDAITGLGVPSDFQKLFDVLVDI; from the exons ATGGTTCCTATGATATTcttgacagccttgatccTGGCTGGTTTCAGTACGGCTAAATTTGTCAAAGTCGAAGATACTTCTGTCCTTCCAGTCGGATGGGAAAAGATCGACCAGGCTGTCGATCCTAGCCATACGTTGCGGCTCTCTATCGCTTTGCGACAGCCTGATATCGACAACCTGAAGACGAACCTACGAAGACGCGATTGTACATCTGGGAAATACACACAGGACCACCTCACCCAAAAAGAGGCACTCGCCCTCCGAGATCCGGATCAAAAAGATGTCGGCCAGGTACTGGGATGGCTGAAGAGTAAAGGAGTCGCAGCAAAGGCAACGTCGGACAAAGATTGGATTCATGTCAAGACAACTGTCAAAGCAGCGGAAGATCTACTCGATACCAAAATTGGCTTTTACAAGTTTGAGGACCAAAGGCCTGTTCTTCGGACAAACCAATATTCGGTACCTGAATCTGTTGCCGATGCCGTCATCTTCATTCACCCGATTGCCAACTTCATGCGACCCAAGAAGGAACTCACCACTCCCGATCCAGCTCTGACACCAAGCATCCTTGAAAGCCTACAGCTCGAGAAGCGTGCCACTCCTTGCAGTCGGGCTGTTACCCCCGACTGTCTCCGTGAGCAATACAACATCAGCTACCCTGCTTATAATGGTAGCTCTCAAATTCGCTTCGGTATTGCTGGTTTCCTGGAGGAGAACGCCAACTACGAAGACAGCAACGACTTTCTCAGAATCTATGCAAAGCCGCTTTACGAAGCCCGTTACAACTTCTCGGTCCAGTTGATCAATGGTGCGAACAACTCGCAAGAACTTTTTGACTCAGGAAATGAGGCAGCTCTTGATGTTCAATATGGTATGGCCCTGGGCTATCCGACTAACATCACTTACTATCTTGCCGATGGCCGTGGGCCTACCTTGGACGACGAAGGTGAAGAACTTCCCGAGGAGTACAACGACAATGAACCCTATCTTGAATTCCTCGATTATCTTCTTGATCTATCTGACGATGAGATCCCTCACGTCCTCTCCATCTCTTATGGCGATAACGAAGTCTCAGTTCCTCGCAAGTACGCCGAGCGTGTTTGCTCCTTGCTCGGTCTTCTGACAGCACGTGGTACAACCATTGTGGCAGCTTCTGGTGAGTGGTG CGACAAGGACGTTACCATGTCTGTATTCCCCGCAACTTGTCCATGGGTCACAAGCGTTGGCGGCGTCACTTCTGGGGTCGAACCCTTTGAAGGTGCTGAGTTCAGTGGAGGCGGGTTCTCTCAGTACTTCCCTCGCGAGAAGTGGCAGGATTCTTCCATCAAGAGCTATgtcaaggctcttgatggCCATCTCGACGGCCATTATAACGCCAGCAACCGAGGAGTGCCTGACATTTCGATTTCGGCCACTAGTTTCATCACTCGCTTGAAAGGACAGGCAGTTGGTCTTAGAGGCACCAGCGCAAGTGCGCCTGTCGTCGCAGCTATGCTTGCGCTTGTTAACGACGCGCGTGTTcgaaaaggcaaagaagtGTTGGGCTGGCTCAATGAAGTTCTATATTCTGAGGAAGTGCAAGCAGCTCTCCAGGATGTTACCAAAGGAGAGAGCCGATCGTGCGATTTCAGAAATGGTGGCAGCCCAGGAGGCTGGCCGGCAGCAAAGGGCTGGGATGCGATCACGGGCCTGGGAGTTCCATCTGATTTCCAGAAACTGTTTGACGTGTTGGTCGATATCTGA